A portion of the Pan troglodytes isolate AG18354 chromosome 10, NHGRI_mPanTro3-v2.0_pri, whole genome shotgun sequence genome contains these proteins:
- the SMCO3 gene encoding single-pass membrane and coiled-coil domain-containing protein 3, giving the protein MAQSDFLYPENPKRREEVNRLHQQLLDCLSDSFDVTNKLTEVLNMHLGCRLASIEMKRDGTIKENCDLIIQAIMKIQKELQKVDEALKDKLEPTLYRKLQDIKEKETDKIAIVQKVISVILGEATSAASAVAVKLVGSNVTTGIINKLVTVLAQIGASLLGSIGVAVLGLGIDMIVRAILGAVEKTQLQAAIKSYEKHLVEFKSASEKYNHAITEVINTVKHQMK; this is encoded by the coding sequence ATGGCCCAAAGTGACTTCCTTTACCCAGAGAACCCAAAAAGGCGGGAAGAAGTAAATCGTCTTCACCAGCAGCTCCTTGATTGCTTATCTGACAGCTTCGATGTCACCAATAAGCTGACTGAGGTTCTAAATATGCACTTGGGGTGCAGGCTGGCCTCCATTGAGATGAAAAGAGATGGGACCATCAAAGAAAACTGTGACCTCATCATCCAAGCCATTATGAAAATCCAAAAGGAACTGCAGAAGGTTGATGAAGCACTAAAAGATAAGCTAGAGCCAACCCTCTATAGAAAACTTCAGGATattaaggaaaaggaaacagacaAAATTGCAATAGTGCAAAAGGTTATTTCGGTCATCCTGGGAGAAGCTACATCTGCAGCCAGTGCAGTCGCTGTTAAACTTGTGGGCTCAAATGTCACAACTGGCATAATTAACAAGTTGGTCACTGTGTTAGCTCAAATTGGTGCTTCTCTCCTTGGTAGTATTGGAGTTGCTGTTCTTGGCCTTGGCATAGATATGATTGTCCGTGCCATCCTGGGAGCAGTGGAAAAAACACAGCTTCAAGCAGCCATCAAAAGTTATGAGAAGCATCTGGTGGAGTTCAAATCAGCCTCAGAAAAATATAATCATGCCATTACTGAGGTCATCAATACAGTGAAACACCAAATGAAATGA